A single genomic interval of Electrophorus electricus isolate fEleEle1 chromosome 4, fEleEle1.pri, whole genome shotgun sequence harbors:
- the ss18l2 gene encoding SS18-like protein 2, which translates to MSVVFVPKRQRGKAQINQETIQRLLDENEQLVRCITEYMQKGRATECVQYQQILHRNIVYLGTIADASSDLPSTTTTLCEEPSVSRAGDV; encoded by the exons ATGTCCGTTGTTTTTGTCCCGAAGAGACAACGCGGAAAAGCTCAAATAAATCAAGAAACTATACAGAGA ctCCTGGACGAAAATGAGCAGCTTGTAAGATGTATAACGGAATATATGCAAAAAGGCAGAGCGACCGAATGCGTACA GTACCAGCAGATCCTTCACAGAAACATCGTTTATTTAGGAACCATAGCTGATGCCAGTTCGGATTTGCCTTCCACCACGACC ACTCTGTGTGAAGAGCCATCTGTGAGTAGAGCCGGTGATGTGTAA